From Woronichinia naegeliana WA131, the proteins below share one genomic window:
- a CDS encoding photosystem II reaction center protein M — MQVNNLGFVASILFVLVPTVFLLILYIQTGKQGQS, encoded by the coding sequence ATGCAAGTTAATAATCTGGGTTTTGTAGCGAGTATTTTATTCGTGCTAGTTCCAACTGTATTTCTGCTCATTCTGTATATCCAAACAGGTAAGCAGGGTCAAAGTTAA